A genomic region of Anopheles coustani chromosome 3, idAnoCousDA_361_x.2, whole genome shotgun sequence contains the following coding sequences:
- the LOC131260032 gene encoding solute carrier family 22 member 3-like, giving the protein MSKSAEAGSRGIELEDLLAETGQFGRFQLWQCTLLLLPVIFTAFSNLCYVFTAGDVHYRCYVPECDTGSEVIPFAPDWLRDAVPYGASSKLPAKCDRYQPLPGNGTDETALACDASRFNRSAVERCSSFVFEDPTERTVVNEFNLTCDDNRWKVTLVGTIHSVGQFVSLAMTGLISDRFGRRWTLLLGVGLGAVLAIVRSFTNSYRSFLMLEFLEAMFGSTSYTTAFILILELVEPRRRVVVKSVILVAYALAESVLGLLAMQFRNWRTLSLVLFVPGVVSIPLLFTTVESVRWLVTKDRQATAVRILQRVARVNGRPPISQDTLDDFCLHQKAKLESEQHSGGKRSFVKLLLQTCQNRHLLLRIANCSFCWFTNAMVYYGLTLNSVTLAGDKYSNFIFITLAEIPPSLAINCILSRFGRRKTQCGSLILSGVFCLLALTALKDITWLNVSLFLMSKMAISLSFSTLYIYTAEIFPTNLRQSFISFCSMVGRFGSMLAPQMPLLQALWAPLPMVLFGSVAVLSGVLVLDFPETTDATLPNTIEEAVELRSPTTKQAPVEPEKGSYSAPG; this is encoded by the exons ATGTCAAAGTCAGCCGAGGCGGGTTCGCGCGGCATCGAACTTGAAGATCTGCTCGCCGAGACGGGCCAATTCGGTCGGTTCCAGCTGTGGCAGTGTACCCTGCTGTTGCTTCCTGTTATTTTCACCGCCTTCTCGAACCTGTGCTACGTGTTTACCGCCGGAGATGTGCACTATCG CTGCTACGTTCCGGAGTGCGACACGGGTTCGGAAGTGATTCCTTTCGCCCCTGACTGGCTGCGGGATGCGGTACCATACGGTGCCAGTTCTAAGTTGCCGGCAAAATGCGACCGTTATCAGCCCTTACCAGGGAACGGCACGGATGAGACGGCATTGGCTTGCGACGCGAGCCGATTCAACCGGAGTGCCGTCGAGCGATGCTCGTCGTTCGTGTTTGAGGATCCCACCGAGAGGACGGTCGTGAATGAG TTCAACCTGACCTGCGACGATAACCGGTGGAAAGTGACACTGGTCGGCACGATCCACAGCGTGGGCCAGTTTGTGTCCCTCGCAATGACGGGTCTCATATCCGATCGGTTCGGGCGTCGCTGGACTTTGCTGCTGGGCGTTGGTTTGGGAGCGGTTCTCGCAATCGTCCGCTCCTTTACCAACAGCTATCGCTCGTTCCTGATGCTCGAATTTTTGGAGGCGATGTTCGGTTCGACCAGCTACACGACCGCGTTTATCCTCATCCTGGAGCTGGTCGAACCGAGGCGTCGTGTCGTCGTGAAGAGTGTAATTCTAGTCGCATACGCTTTGGCCGAGTCCGTGCTCGGGCTGTTGGCGATGCAGTTTCGCAACTGGCGCACGCTCTCCTTAGTCCTGTTTGTCCCTGGCGTCGTTTCGATACCTCTACTGTTCACCACCGTCGAGAGTGTCCGGTGGTTGGTAACGAAAGATCGACAAGCGACCGCCGTTCGCATCCTGCAGCGAGTGGCTAGGGTAAACGGACGTCCTCCGATTTCCCAGGACACGCTGGACGACTTTTGCCTCCACCAGAAGGCAAAACTGGAAAGCGAACAACACTCCGGTGGCAAGCGGTCGTTCGTGAAGCTGCTCCTACAAACATGCCAAAACCGCCATCTGCTGCTGCGGATCGCGAATTGTTCTTTCTGCTGGTTCACGAACGCCATGGTGTACTACGGGCTGACGCTCAACTCGGTCACGCTGGCCGGTGATAAGTATAGCAACTTTATCTTCATTACCCTTGCCGAGATTCCACCCTCGCTGGCCATCAACTGCATCCTGAGCCGGTTCGGGCGTCGGAAAACGCAATGCGGCTCACTCATTCTGTCCGGTGTGTTTTGTCTCCTGGCCCTCACCGCCCTCAAAG ACATCACCTGGCTTAACGTGAGCCTTTTCCTGATGAGCAAAATGGCCATCTCGCTGTCGTTTTCCACGCTCTACATCTACACCGCCGAAATCTTCCCCACCAACCTGCGCCAGAGCTTCATCTCGTTCTGCTCAATGGTGGGCCGGTTCGGTTCGATGCTCGCCCCCCAGATGCCACTGCTGCAGGCCCTCTGGGCCCCACTGCCGATGGTCCTGTTCGGCTCGGTAGCCGTCCTGTCGGGAGTGCTGGTGCTGGACTTCCCCGAGACGACCGACGCCACCCTgcccaacaccatcgaggaAGCGGTCGAGCTCCGCAGCCCGACGACCAAGCAGGCACCAGTGGAGCCCGAAAAGGGATCCTACTCCGCCCCTGGATGA